ACCGTCCACGGCACCGGCGGGCCTGCCCTTGCCGGCCGGCGCCCCCGCCCTTGCGACGCCGCCGCAACCGACGCCACCGCCGGTCGACGCCAGCACCGTGTCGGAAATCACCGCCGCCGTCGGCGCACATCTGGCGATCGACATCGCGCTCGAGGTCGAGCAGCGGGTCAAGCAGCAGATGGCGACGGTGATGAGCAAGGTCTATGACGACCTGCTGCAACGACTCGGCCACGACATCGCTGCCGAACTCGAGGCGCAGCTCTCGCCGAAGATCAGCGAGCTGGTCCGCGACGAGCTGCGGCGCAAGCACCTGCTCGACTGATCACCCGGCCGGTCACTCTAGCCTGAACACGATCGGCACGTTCACATCGGCATCGATCGGCGTCTCGCCGCGCCGGGCGGCGACAAAGCGCCAGCGCTCGGCGACCGTCTTGCGCGCCGCCTCGTCGAGCCGGGCAAAGCCGCTCGACTGCTGCACCGTCACCGCCTGCGGCCTGCCGTCCTTCGCGACACGTACCCGCAGCACGACCCGGCCTGCCTCGCCGCGCTGGCGCGACGCCAGCGGCATCTCCGGCTTGGGATTGGCGAGATAGCCGGGCCAGCTCGGCGCGATTTCCGCATCTCCCGCCCGGTCGCCGCCGGCCGGATTCACCGCCCCCGCCCCACCGGCAGCTGCCGTTTCGGTCGCCTGTGCCGGGCTGCTCGGCGCCACCACTTCCGCCGCGACCGGTGTTTCGGTCGGCACGACGACTGCCGCGCGGGGCAAGGCCGATGGCTT
This window of the Jeongeupia sp. USM3 genome carries:
- a CDS encoding energy transducer TonB, whose product is MQLRYAVLLSLAGHGGVVAFGAGWLAPSQRFEPAMPMTVVLQVGPAVATTAQPAPPPTAKHGAPVAAAKAKSPAPQRTPVLAVKPSALPRAAVVVPTETPVAAEVVAPSSPAQATETAAAGGAGAVNPAGGDRAGDAEIAPSWPGYLANPKPEMPLASRQRGEAGRVVLRVRVAKDGRPQAVTVQQSSGFARLDEAARKTVAERWRFVAARRGETPIDADVNVPIVFRLE